The Aedes albopictus strain Foshan chromosome 1, AalbF5, whole genome shotgun sequence genomic interval atggaaatttcacaagtgttacgtctgcttgtcagTGTACCTATGCTCCATGGTTAGTAGATGCGGTGTTATCTCGTCCTGTGTGGGACGTACACGAAGAAacctaaatttgagtattttttaaCTCACGCAACCCCGAGTTTGGGTGAAATGAACTCATACTGGGATACTTTTTTCTCCGTGTGCAGATGTGAGTGCAACATAatttcacagagaacagacatccaggctagaacaaatttcattcagaaagttgtgtaaggatttgaatcctcACTTGAGTAAGATAGCAAACCAAAAcatgatgacaacactaacgccgccaaacaccatattgccactgtcagaggtgaattgaaacatttcaagtggtgaattaaattaatatgagaaattaaccgattgcagcgccacgctattgccacttgtgttgctgatgaaatattccttacccaaaattcagattggacttaTCAAAAAATTATTAAGGTTCCAAGCTTTCAGGAGCTTTATTAAGATTAttattacgatgattagaaaaataacaataaatcgtagaaaaattggtcgattttgaaactccatacattttgtatgggatgaaaaattggtgaaaaactttaaacctcactTACTCGAAAGTAATTTTTtgacacttacacccctttgcttctaaccccctcatttctaAAATCTACAGGGGAAGAAAGATGCGTGGatataccacagagaaacagatgtcACACTTGGAACatctttcattaaaaaaaacaccgTCACGAAAACCCAATGGCCAAATGCTATaagtactgtgtttggccgggccatcactaggtgacggtagtgagcaaatgctaaaccaactactgaatatttgaatcaaccgtcaaTGAGGTGGTCGATGAAAAGCGATcatagtgtgacgtctgtttctctgtggataTACCATATCAAACGCTCCAGAAACTATACGGTTAAATATGATTGAAAAATGGGTTTGATGTTCCTTTGAGTCTGAGGCTCCATCAGACATTATATTTTACAGGATATAGATTCATTACATATATCAATGGAAATTCtttgaataaaaatataaaaatagttgtTTGGGAGCATCCACAAATGAAGCCACATGGCCAATTTTCAAAAACAGTTGCGTAGTTGCGTATAATCATAATTTCACTTCTTCTTATTAGTTACCACTTTGAGAAACCAGGATCCCACGTAACCAGAAGTATCAATAAAACAGCAAATTTCGACTTGTGATTATATCATGCAAATTGTCGCTGCAGATTCATTTATGTCAAAGCAGAATATCATCATCCCCATGATATTTTCGAATGAAAAAGCACATCTTTCGTGAACTTTTGTTGCAAATGATGCAAACGAGTAAAGGACATTGTGATACGCAAAACTAAAATGATTTGCTCGTTTTTCTTAGAAGTGCCGCCCTACTTCAAAGTCCCATTTGAATATGAGATGATCACAATCATCAAGGTTTTACGTATTTTTTCATCAATCATACAAAGATATGCTCGTATATTTTTTGAGCGATTTTATATCAATAGAGCACAGAGGTAAACCGTATATCCTCAGtagaaaatcattaaaaaaaaacattgaagttTTCAACACTGTTTCAAATCAACATATAGAAGcggggaaaattttcaaatatgtcACTCCAGTGTGAAAGAAAAAATGGGTAAAAAGTCCATTTTCCAATGGTTATGTTAATTCGTGAAAGTTAGCTCCGATAGCAACAAACAAAATTTTAGGAATACCTTCGCAAACGATAAACGTTACATATCATAATCAATCGGTATATTTTTGTGTTGACATTCTCTTGATTTTGGTTTTTCCTATATATGTAGTTTCTACCTATCCATTAACAAGTAGTCTTGCACTGACCGTAGTGCAACCGAAAAAATAACCAAGCCGACGGATCACAATCGGGAAATCCCAAATCCCATTGTGAATTAAAGAATGGATAGCAACTACTGCTTGTTGTTGCCTGCATGATTGCGAAGTGCTTGGTACAGGCGCCCATTTGAAGAACGTCTCAAAGTGGTTTTTCCATTACTTTTTTACCCTGGCTGAAAGTAAAATATGTTTGCTCACTGGAAggttattgaataaaaaaaactaatatctATCCCCTTCGTATGTTCAGAAGCGTTCCTCTCAAAACACTTCAACCATATGTTTGCCCACGAAAAAACCTAATTGATTTTAAATTTATGGGTAATTACCACATAATTCAAATAAAAGCGTTTAAAAGCTTGCACCTCTGCTAGCTGAAAACAAGTTTGTAAAACAAAACATCAGTTCACATTCAACTCGCTGCAATCCATTCACTACCGCCAACCCACCCCGATCGATCCAAGTCCAGGCCCCATCTCTCACACCAAAGCGCAATGTAATAAAAACCAGTTTCATCGGAAGAAACCTCACTTCCGCTGGCCAGGCACATCACAACTTCACCCCTTCCTTTCCGGCCAGCAACCGGGAGCGACCGAGTGCCACGCAAACGGCTACTCTCCCGAGTGGTCTTCGCGGGCTGTAGGAAACcgaaaatcattaaattttctaCAAATCATTATCCCCTCGGATAAAACGTAAATTCATAATTAATCATGTAATTTATTTAACCGATCCGTCCGCCGCGCAGGAGGGCGCGAGCCGGCCGGGGGTCTTATCCATTGCACGCACCCAGTCAAAGGGCGAAAAccgcaaacgacgacgacgacgacaacgcaaCGATGGCAAAAATGGGGGAGAGAACGCGCTAATCCGGTCCCAGTTAGCCGCGCGGCGAAGTCGAATCCAAGAATCCACGACAAGAAGACATCTTGTTATGTACATTGTTCATGCACACACTCAGCGGCGCAAGCAAGCAAGCAGCGAGAAGATAAATATTTGCTGGCATAAACGTGTGCGCCGCGTTTGGAGGAGACCCTACGAGGAACGACGATGCAATGGACGAGCGAAACGCGAGAGGGATAGCCGAGAGAGAAAGAAGAATGGTGTCGTACGCCACGCCCATTGCGCTTTCTCCTGGTAGTCTGTGGTTGTTGCGCGAGCGAATGGTCGATTGCACTGCACCGGTTTTGAGCGCAGCACTAATACATGTACCCGAACCGGTTGCATATAACGAGAGAATCCATTTTCCACTGTTCTTGACTGTATAGCGGTATGAGAACACAATGGTATTCGAGGGGGAATTCCCTTAAATGAATGAAGTGAGGGTAGAAGAAAAGCAGCGCACGGACGGCATCTCTTTTCAGCTCCATTGAGCGCCGCTTGAATCGAGCTGGGAAATCCCGAACGTTGAAGCGAGAAGACGTTTTTTGTGCGGCCGCTCTGGGCTGCTCGTGCTCACCTCTGCTCGGTCGGAGATTTTTTGTGTCAGTCTCAACCGAGCAAGAGTTACGAACGGATCGGGTGCTCTCAGTAATCCTCAAGTATTATCGATCGATCGACAACTGGTTAATTAATGGTTGAGCTATTTGGAGTAAAAGTGAAGTGAAAGTAAGCGGAAGTGGTTATTTGTTGAACTGCAAACAAACTATCAAGTGAGTGACTTCCGCGATACGCAGAATACAACAGTGAACAAGTGTTACAAGAACAATGCCTCGACCGTCGCGTGAATCGTACGGGGATCAGAAGCCCCCTTATTCGTACATTTCGTTGACCGCCATGGCCATCTGGAGCTCTCCGGAAAAGATGTTGTGCCTTAACGACATCTATAAGTACATTACGGACAGATTTCCGTATTACCGGAACAATACTCAGCGTTGGCAGAACTCCCTGAGGCATAATCTCAGCTTCAACGATTGCTTCATCAAGGTTCCGCGACGTCCGGACAGGCCCGGCAAGGGAGCCTACTGGACTCTGCACCCCAAGGCATTCGACATGTTCCAGAACGGTAGTCTGCTCCGACGGCGTAAGCGCTTCAAGCTGCAGGACGGCGACAAGGAGAGTCTCAACGAGGAGTTTATCGCCCTGGCCAACATGAACCGATTTTTCATGTCCCAAGGAAGTTACTTCCACGATCCTCACTATGCGCACGCCATGCCGGAAAACATCAACCCAAACATGATGTACACACCCATCTCGCCACCTCATTCACCACCGGAAGCGCTCCGTGCGACCAGTCAGTCTCCAGAACAACCACAATCAGCCGCCATGGGAGCGTTTCATCATCCAACCACCGCAACCTCCTCACCCGTCACCAAACCAAAGCGATCGTTCACCATCGAAAGTCTCATCGGTTCCGACGACTCCGACAGCAAGGAGGAGTGCTCTTCATCCGACTCGGAAGACTACTCCAGCTCCCCGCCGAACGTCGTGGCCCCGAACCCTCAGCACCTGGAACAACTCCGGGCGTCCTTGCATCTCAGCCAGCAGATCCAAGCTCAGCAGCAGGCCGCCTTCAACGAATACGCAGCGGCTGCAGCAGCCGCGGCCGcccatcatcatcaccagcagCAGGTGGCAGCCGCCGCGGCCATTGCCGCTTCGAACGGAGTGTCCCCGTACGGAATGCATCCGCTCCTGATGCCGATGGGCAAGTTACCAGCCGGACCATACTTCCTTCAACCGGCGTACCCAGCACCGACGGCAGCtcaccatcaccatcatcatcaccatctggCGACGACGGGTGGCATTCCACAGCCGTCGGATGCTCACATGCTCGACTCGCACAAGGACACCGCTATGGTTCTTGGTTAGCGCTTGAGCGTTTTAGTTCTGTAAGTAGAGAAGTATTTATTCCTACCATGTTTTATTTCCTGCAATATTTTTAATCTAGAAAGAATGAGATTATTAACCTCGGGATGTGTTGTTAGAGTTTTATTCTAATATATATTTATCGATAGATTTCGATGTTCATTCTCGATGTTTAGGGAATCCGAATCGAATCCAATCAAATTGTGATGTCTTTAGTTATAGTTACGTATGTAGGAGCCCGCAATATCTCTCCACTTGACCCCTTTCTCTCTCTCCCGTTTCGATCTAAGTTAAGTAGGTTTAAGTTTGCACCCGCAAAGGACTGATATGTTACTCGTTTAAGTGTGAAGAataaaaatttatttcaaaaaccCAAAGAAGCCAGTGGTTcgcccgtttttttttttgcataatttg includes:
- the LOC109623006 gene encoding fork head domain-containing protein FD4-like, which produces MPRPSRESYGDQKPPYSYISLTAMAIWSSPEKMLCLNDIYKYITDRFPYYRNNTQRWQNSLRHNLSFNDCFIKVPRRPDRPGKGAYWTLHPKAFDMFQNGSLLRRRKRFKLQDGDKESLNEEFIALANMNRFFMSQGSYFHDPHYAHAMPENINPNMMYTPISPPHSPPEALRATSQSPEQPQSAAMGAFHHPTTATSSPVTKPKRSFTIESLIGSDDSDSKEECSSSDSEDYSSSPPNVVAPNPQHLEQLRASLHLSQQIQAQQQAAFNEYAAAAAAAAAHHHHQQQVAAAAAIAASNGVSPYGMHPLLMPMGKLPAGPYFLQPAYPAPTAAHHHHHHHHLATTGGIPQPSDAHMLDSHKDTAMVLG